The window CAGGGGAAAATTCTAAGCGATAATTCGTGGCTTTTTCTAATGCACGTCTTGGTATTAAGGTATAAACCCAGTTACGCTGTGATGGGTCGAATTTCTCTTGGGGTTGGTTGGGGTTAGATTGTTCCTGAAGTTGGTTGGAGGTGGAGGGGGTTTTGTCTTCTTCCAGAGCAACTTTCAGGGATACATTCTCTTTTTTTTTCTGCCCTTGGGGAATAAGGGTGACATGCTCTTGGAGGGAATCCAAATCTAGTTCTGTATTCGAGGTAACTTTCAGGGTTGGCTTTACGTCGAAAGGTTCCGCTTGAGAGTCGGGATTTGCCGTTTTTCCTGGTAAGCTTGTTAGTTGAATCGTTTGAGTATTAAAAGTCCAAGCCAGATCTTTTTCTAAACGATGTTTGTTAAGGTCGGCTAATCCCGCTTTCAGGGTAACTTTTACCCGGGTGGCTTTTGGCAGAGCTTGGTCGGCTTGAAATCCCACCATCCGGGGGGTTAAAAAGCGAAATTGTCCCTTCAGAGGCGGCAAAATCTCAAATTTGTTCAGGAGATTCTGCTGTTGAGGACTGTCAAGGCTCTCAACGGGAATCAGGGGGTTTTTAAACCGGATGCGGATTTGAGCCAATGGTTCAGCCGCTCCGGTTGGACTAATCTGCTCGATCCAGTCTGGGAGTTGAGGGGTGGGGAGTGGGGTAACGGTGGGGAGGGGTTCAACCCTGGAGGTGATTTTGGCGATGTCACACCCGACTATCCCCCAGATGAGGGTGAGGACGAGTAGAAACGGCATCCAAGTTCTAATAAATCTGCCGATGGTGTGCATGGCTTCTTTCCTTACAGCTAATTCAGCGAATCGCTGGCGCAGATGGATTCAATAAGACCACTTCTACACTTGCGATCGCGTGTATTTCCGGATCGCTCCATAAATTGTTACTGGGAAGTTAACGCAATGTAGGAGACGAGCCGCTTAGCTGGGCAGTGATAGACAGTTCCAGTTCAACCTAGTACTTTATAGAGGTGTTAGATTTGCGTCTAACACCTAACACTTGTGAACTTAAACCTCTTTATCAAATTTCAAAGAAGCAGAATTCATGCAATAGCGCTGACCAGTTGGCGCGGGGCCATCATTAAATACATGACCGAGGTGGGCATCACAGGCAGCGCAGAGTACTTCGGTTCTCCGCATGAACAAGCTATTATCACTCTCAAGCTTTATATTCTCTTGATTGACTGGTGCCCAGAAACTAGGCCAACCCGTTTTAGAATCGTACTTTGTTTCAGAGGTAAACAGGTCGTTCCCACAGCAGACACATTTATATATTCCTTCCTCTTTGAGGTTATAATATTCTCCGGTAAAGGCTCGTTCTGTCCCTTTTTTTCGAGTAACTTTGAATTGCTCCGGCGTGAGCTGCTGTTTCCACTCTTCCTCAGACTTCTGTACCTTTTTAACCATGCTTTAATCCTCCTTTTAGGTCTATTTCCAGATTAGACGCCATGCGAGTAGAGCGCACAACGAAAGAATAAAAATTCTTATCCCTTCTGCCGTCTGCCGTCCGCCTTCGGCCTTCTTTTCAAGTTAGATCCTAACCGTAGTGGGGTCTACTCTTGCATCAAAATCAGCCGCAGTGGGTCTAAACGAATGTGCCACGGGTAGGGTTGGTCTTTGAAGCTTTCCCATTTTTCTTTAAAGACTTCCGCTTGCAGGTGGTAATCTTCAGGATGACTGGGGGAGGCATTTAGCTTGAGGTATAGCGTCATCCGGTGGGGTGTTTCAATCGCCTGAACCAACCAACAGGGGAAAGTATTCTCTTGGTTGGGTTGCTTGGTGAAGGCTATTTGGTGGGCGCGAATTCCTACCGAAGAAAGTGGGACAGGGATGGGTTCGATCACCTGTAGGTTACAACCCCAGTCAAGCGCTTCTACCTGTTGGGAGGCGGTGACAACCGCACGAGAGAAGTTCTTGCACCCAGTTAATTGAGCAACACGGAAAGTGCCCGGTCGCTCGAAAATGTCATATTTAGAGCCAGATGCGATCGCATGACCTCGTTCTAAGACCAACAAATCTCGACACACTCTGTACGCTTCTTCCAGATTGTGCGTCACAAATAGGGTAATGCCCTGATAAGTGGCTAGCGTTGAAATCAGTTGCTTTTCTAACTGAGCACGTAAGTGGGTATCCAGTGCTGAAAACGGTTCATCGAGGAGTAGCGCTTCCGGTTGACTCGCTAACGCCCTTGCCAACGCCACCCGTTGCTGCTGTCCACCAGAGAGTTCATGAGGATATCGGTTGGCTAATCCCTCTAAATGCATCGCGACAAGTTGGGTTTCAACCTGTTGCTTGATGGTTAAACGCGATGTTCCCTTGGGGAAGCTGAACGCAATATTTTGAGCGACTGTTAGGTGAGGAAACAGGGCATAGTTCTGAAACAAAAAACCAATTTTGCGATCGCGAGACGGAATATTAATTCCTTGTTCCGAGTCGAATAATACCCTCCCATTTAAAACAATGCGACCTTCCGTGGGTGTATCGATCCCAGCAATACAGCGTAGGGTCATACTTTTGCCCGAACCAGAAGCCCCCAGCAAGCCCAATGCGTATTCATTACTACGAAAATAAACGTCTAATGAAAAGCCATGAAGTTGCTTTTTGATATCTACAAACAGCCCAGTTTGAGACAGGCTTGAAGGTTGAATGTTGAAGCTTGATAGATTCTCCCCATCTCCCCATCTCCCTATCTTCCTCTCTTTCCCCCCTCTTGCCTTACCTCTAGATTCTTGCCAAAAATTGACAGCAATGATGCCGGATAAAGAAATCCCCATCATGAACAATACCCACACCCAAGCTTCATTCATCGCTCCGGCTTCAACCGCAAAATAAATTGCCATTGGAATCGTTTGGGTTTGTCCGGGAATGTTGCCAGCGATCATCAAGGTAGCGCCGAATTCCCCCAAAGCACGGGCAAAAGCCAGAGTAGTTCCTGCTAGAATACCGGGCAACGCTAAGGGGATAGTAATTCGCCAAAAGATTGTCCACTCAGAAGCGCCAAGAGTTCTGGCAACTCTCAATAAATTGGCATCAATTTGTTCAAACGCTCCCAGTGCTGTTTTATACATCAATGGGAAGGCAACGACGGTGGCAGCAATCACGGCACCGTACCAGGTAAAAACTACGCTAAAGTTCAGGGGTAACAGGAGTTGTCCAATCGGGCCATTTTTTCCAAAAAGTAGCAATAAGAAAAAGCCGACTACCGTAGGCGGTAAAATTAGAGGTGAAACAAATATCCCTTCAATTAAAGATTTCCATTTGCCTCGATATCCCAGCATCCAATAAGCAGATGCAATACCCACAAAAAAGGTTAAGCTTGTGGCGAACACTGCAATTCTTAGAGATATCCAGAGAGGAGATAAGTCAAATTCCATTACTAGCTTTATTAGGTTTGTCTTTTACAAATACATCCTCTATTTGAATTCTTCAAAAGAAGAGAGCAAGAGATTTAGCATTAAGACCGACCAAATCCGTACTTCTGGAAGACAGATCCTGCTCGATTACTCGATAGAAATTGGACATAGTCCCTGGCGGTAGCAGCATTTTTACTACTTTTAAGTACAGCTACTGGATAAATAATGGGAGAATGAGAGTTAGCTGGTGCTGTCGCTACCTGTTTGACCTGTGATGATATTTTTGCATCTGTGGCATAGACAATGCCTGCATCGGCATTACCACTTTCGACAAAAGAAAGGACTTGACGGACGTTATTACCTAAAACCAATTTTGATTTTATTTGCTGCGAAATTCCTAGATTTTTGAAAACTTCCTCGGCATATTGTCCTGCGGGTACACTCCTGGGTTCTCCAACCGCAATTTTCTTGACTTTAGAGTCGGTTAACTGGCGAAAACTCGTAATGCCTGAAGAATTTTTGGGTACAATCAAGACAAGTTGATTCGTCAGTAAATTGCGCCGAGTATTATTGAGGATAAGACCTTTGGACTGCAACGCATCCATTTGCTTTTTAGCAGCAGAAATAAAGATATCGGCTGGTGCGCCATTCTCAATTTGTTGCTGTAACGCACCAGAGGCTCCGAAGTTATATGTTACGTTTACATTCGGCTTGGTTTGTTTGTAAAGAGGCTTGACTTCTTCCAGAGCATCTTTCAAGCTGGCAGCGGCGGATACAAGAATGGTACTGGATTGAGCTACCACGGAATTTGGGGCAAACAACCGTAAGCCTGCTGTCAAGAGAAAGGTAGCAACTAGGGTACCAATGAAGGCAAAAAATTGTTTTTTCTTCATAGTTAAATCTCCTGAATTGCCTTAGCTTTAATTAATGATTGGTTGCAAATTTGGGCAATAATTACTGCTTTCTAAAATAATTATGCCTCAGACTTATTGATAGGATTGTATCAACTGATGCCATTTTACCAACTAAGTTGGTAGTAGTTCTATGCCAAGAAAACAGCAAGGATGGATTACTTTTCAATCTTCAGAGGAGGAACGGCAAATTCTGGAGCAGTACTGTCAGCAGTCTCAGCGTACTAAGACTGAGATTTTAAGGGAATTAGTACGTAGTCTCACTCCAGACTCACCCTCTCTACAGTCACCCACTCGTAAACCAAACGGTAAGCAAGAGTTTGTCACTTCGGAGGTAGAGCAGGCAAGTGAGAATTCCGAGTTAAAAGCGATGAAAGTTAGTGCTCGTAACGTAATTAGGGGTAAAATCAAGCGATTGGTCAGGGGTGCCGTTAATACTGAGGTTACTCTAGAGATTTCGCCTAACGTTGAACTGATCTCGATTATTACTAGCTCGTCAGCCGAACAGTTAAATTTGTCGGAGGGAAAAGAAGCCTATGCTGTCATTAAGTCTAGCCATATTATGATTGCGATGGAATGAGGCGAGTTGATTCTTTATCAGCTTGATTCATGAGTGTTTAATCACTAACAATTCTCAGTAAATTGGATGATAAATGCGATCGCTCTATAGGATGGCTGCAATCAAGTTATATTGAGCGATCGCTCCTGATCAATTTTTCATAGATTACCGCTTGCGAGCCACAATCTGAAAGAGATGCCAGTGCTTGTCTTCTCCTAACGCTGTCTTTCCGGGATGATCTTCTTCCTCAAGCATCTCAACCTCAAAGGGTTGCAGCAACAGGTCTAGCTGTTGGCGGGTATGATGATTCATTGAGGTATAAATTGCCCAAGAATCGCGATCGCCAAATAATTGACCACAAAAGCGACCCCCAGAACGTAGTGATAAAACAATTTTTTTCCATAAGTTAGGGAAATACTCTGGCGGGCAAAATGGCAGTGAAAAACTAGCATTAATTAAATCTACTGCTTCTGGTAAGATCATCTCTTCAAATCGAATGATTTGAGTTTGTAAATGATTTTGATTAATATCAGGACGATTTAACAAGCGTGCGATCGCTTCTGGTTCCCCATCAATTCCTAAAACCCGCCAACCCCGCCTCAAAAGTTCCACTGTATCTCGTCCTTCTCCACAACCCAAGTCCACTGCCAACCGGGAACTAGCTGCCGACTCCTCTGCCTCAAAATGCGCTAATGCAGTCAGGAGTGTATCTCGTGGAGGGCGACCCACAACAGCACTATAGTAGGCCGTCCAATCCCGTTCAAAAACATTATTTTTAGTTGGATAATTTATGTAATCTGGCATACAGTTTTTCATGACTATGAATTGTAAACAATACCTAAAAAATTCTAAATTCCAAAAGTCATTGTTTCTTGATTATTTACAAATAAAACTCAATCACTTAATCAAATTATATCAATTCTGATACTATTAGTTGGATACAAATTAATGACATTGGAGTTCATGCTATGCAGATTAGCGCTCGTAATTCTTTCAAAGGTGTCGTGAAAAAAGTTGAGCCTGGAGCTGTCAACACTGAAGTCACCTTAGAAATTGCGCCTGGGATAGAAGTCGTTTCGATCATCACCAAATCCTCCGCAGAGACACTTGGGATTACGGAGGGCAAGGAAGTTTACGCAGTGGTTAAGTCAACGGATGTGATGGTTGCCATCGATTAGGCGTTATAGGTTAAAAAACAACACTGATTTCAAGTTGCGAGTGGGAAACGGTGACAACTTAAGTATCTCAATCAGCTACGCCAAATGTTAGCTCCCCGATACCAATAGCAGTTCACCCCCCACCGCTTGCTCACTGCTACAAACCATAGGAATTGTATTCCAATTATTGTTCTGTGTTTGTGAGATTCTCCCGCTATGATTAGACAGGGATTGTAGGGTTAGGCATTGTGAAATCTGGGTTAAATGCTCGACTAAGACCGTTAAAGTTTGAGCAACAGAAGCTTTCTCCATTGGATTGACTAGAACAACTGGGGGAGAAATTTTTCCATCTCTACAGCCTAGGGCGAGAATAACATTTTCCATTGACCAAGCTTCGGGATGATCTATATGGGTTAAGCCGATAATCACTGGGACATTCACCCGTTGCTTTAAGAAACTGAGGAGACGACGGCTATAAGAAAACTCTCCAGGTCGATGAGCTGCTAGTAACATAATGCAAGCATGTGCCCGATGGGTCAAAAGATCCCACATAAAGTCAAAGCCGGCTTGACCCGGAGGGCCGTAGAGATGCATGACGATGTCAGGACTAAATTTGAGTCTGCCAAAATCAAATGTAGCCGTAGTTTCTTTTTCAAGTAACGTCATCCTCTCTGTCGCTTTACGGTTTGGGTTGACGACTTCAAGTTCACTGATGGAACGAATAAAGGTAGATTTTCCTACTCCTGGTGCTCCGGTTACAATTAAGCGCAGGATTTCCATTTGACCTAAACTCCTGACTACACTCACTAAAGAACAACATTCTTTGCCCAATCAGTTTAGCCATCAGTAATCCGAACGAATATTGACCGAGCAATTAATTCGTCAAAGGCTAAACGCATGTTTCCAGATTTAACGATATATGAAGGGAATCGCTGTTCTAGGGTAATTTTCATTCCAGGCGTCATTCCCATAGCTGTCAGTTTCTTTGTGATCGTTTCATCACTACTTCTAAAGCGAGTTACAACTCCTTGTTCTCCAGTTTTGAGAAGATTGAGGGAGGAACTACAAACACTAAAACGTTTGTTAAACATTTAAAACTTACCTCCAAGAATGCGAATCAGAGACTTACGGCTGAAACTATTGAGTTGTAGCCCTTTGAGAAAAGCTACAACTCACGCAGCGATACGATTGAGGATTAAATGAATGCCTTAGATCAGATAGGCTTCCTGATGGGTGCGGATCGTACAATCAGATCGAGGGTATGCCACACACAGTAAAACAAATCCTTTTCCAACTTGCTCATCATCCAAGAAGGTTTGGTCAGACTGATCGATTTCACCTTCAACAACTTTGCCAACACAGCTAGAGCAAGCGCCTGAATGGCATGAAAAAGGCAAATCGAGTCCTTGTTCTTCTGCGGCTTCTAGGATATAGGTATCGTCGCCGACTTCAATCGTGGTGTCTATTGCACGCTTTTTGTTGATTAATCGAACTTTATAAGTAGCCATCGTCAATATCTCCTTGCATCGTGATGTGTGCTTGTTTAGGAGTCAGAAGTCAGAATAAATTCTCAGTTCTTGCTTCGCTTGGTGAGATTCAGAATTGAGAAATGCTGAGTTCTGAGTTCTCAAGGGTGCGTTCCAAATTACATTAGCTGCATGGCGTAGCCGCAGGCGTACAGTCACCGGCTGTGAAAGATTGCCCACAGCCACAGGTATCTGTAGCATTGGGGTTGCTGAATTTAAACCCACTTTCGAGCAAACTTTCGACATAATCAATCACAACTCCTTCTAATAAAGGAGCACTTTTCTGGTCAATGTAGACCCGTAGCTTACCCCAAGTTTGGATCAAATCATCTTCTTGTGGTTGATTAGTGATATCCAAAGCGTACTGATAGCCACTACAACCACCGTCATTAACAGAAACACGGATACCTTTTTGCTCAGTATTTTGATTTTCGCTGGGGGCAGAGCCAAGCACAAAAGAACGGAGCCGAAATTCTGCTTTTTGTGTCAGGTTAAGTGTCATAAAAACTCCTAAATTGATGAAGATGGTGTGTCTTGCTTTCGATTACCAATTAGCAAAGAATGGTTCAGCGTTTGTCTGGGAATACATAGCAGCACGTTCGCGCACACATTCTTTGTATCTCCCGCTCTCCAAAATTCTCCAATACGGCTGTAGGATGGATGACGCACCGATTGGCAATTGCAAATGCTAAGGGAAACGGACAAATTATTTCCTGATTTTCTGCCGTCTTTACATAAGTCTGTGTGAGGGTATTGCTGTGTTTATTGATTACCCAAAGAGCGATTACCATCAACAGTTCGACAGGCCAAGGTAGAAAAACAAGGGTTAAAAACAGGCAAAATAAGGCCGTCAAGGCAATGGTTAGCTGTAGAATTTCATCCGTGACCTTAAGACTGATGTAAATTGCAACAAATGCGATCGCTAAAGTCATCAATGAAAGGACTAGCATCACAACGACCTCCAAGCATCGCTGCTCAGGGGTGAAGACGTAAGATGCGATCGCCTCCAAGGCGCATTGTTACCACAAACTGGGCAGTCTGAGTCACGATGGGAACGGCGCTTGGCAAATTCCATCCGAGCCAAGTCCATTGTCATTAGCTGTGATAACAGTGGCGTACCAAACCCGGTAATCAGCTTGATCGCTTCCAGTGCCGCCAGACAAGCGAGTGTGCCAGGAACAGCACCCAGAACCCCAAAACCGTGGTTATCCCAATCGGGTTTTTCCGGAAACAGGCAGGATAAACAAGGCGTTTGACCGGGGACAATCGTCGTTAGGTAAGCCTCCATCCCGTCCATTGCCGCTTCCACCATCGGCTTACGCCAGCGCACGCAAGCCTCATTTAACAAGTCACGTTCCGTAAAGTTGTGGGCACAGTCGAGGGCAATGTCAGCCGATTGCACCAAGACATCTACATTCTCTGGAGTCACATAATCAAAAACGGCCTCCACTTGCACATCCGGATTAATGGCTTCTAGGGTTTCTTTGGCTTTAAACACCCTCGGCTTACCCACCCAATCGTGGCTCATGAGAATCTGACGATTCATGTCATCCAGCCGTAATTCGCCACCCCGTACTAGGATGAGCCGACCAACGCCCGCCACGGCTAGGTAAAGCGCTGCCGTACCACCCAATCCTCCTACCCCTGTAACCAAGGCTGTCACTGATTTGAGTCGTCGCTGTGCCTCTTCACCAAAGCCAGGAAGCATGATTTGGCGACGGTAGCGTTCTAACTCGGTGGGCGTAAGGTCTTGCACGTCTTAATCCTCCTTAATCAGAATTGATGTCGGTCAGCATGACAACATTTTTCGGCTTCTCATTAAATACCTTGAACAGCTTTTGTTCGAGGGGTGTTGAACTGAGAAACACATCGTAAGCTTGCTGGAGAGCGGCACAGTACTGGCTCAGCTTTTCCTCATCACTTAGATCCCCAGAATGAGCATCAATCTCCCGCACGTACTGAGAAAACTTCTTCAAGATATGCAGACGATTCACATTCACAATCTGGGCATCGTAAGGAAGTTCAAAAAACTCAAAATACTCTTCGGCATCAGCGAGTTGTTTGAATTGAGATAAACTTTTACTCATTTTGCCTTCTCCAATATTTTTAGCTGTTGCTTCATCTCGTTTAACTTGCGATAGATTTCATAGGTTTGACCTGCAAAATCTATCAGTTGTTCGTAGTTGGTGGGCAAACCCTCCGCTAAATCATGAAGATCCATCTTCATTTGACCCGCCTTACTATTGAGGCGTTTAATCTCAACTTTCAGCTCGTCAATGCTTTGAGTTCCAGTTGTGGGTTCTCCGGCTTGAACCATAAATATCTCCCTTTTGATTAACCGTCATGGGTCATTAATCATCAGTTATGGATTAATTAATGATGAATGACTTAGATGTTGCCCACTTCGGGATAACGCTTCGCTAAATCAATTCCTTTTTGCAAAAGCTTCTCTCCCTCAGCATCTAATTTCTCAAAAGAATCAAAGCCAAAGCGTTGAGCATCCCGTAAGGTTTTAGCTACAACCAAAAGACGACCACAGAAAACCAGTGCCCAACCAAATCCTTCATGGCTCAGGTCAATAATCACCTGTCCCAAAAGACCTGTTTCCTGCTCAATCCGGGCTGCGATCGCGCGGTAAAATGCCATAATTCGCGCCTTCGTTACCAGATCGACATCACCATCAACCGAGATTTTACGTTTTCTCTCCTTGCTGACAATGAAAGGCTTCAGAAGCAGTTCATCCGACCAAGTCCGATAAGTCCCGTAACTGTCTTGTCCCCGAATTTGCTTCACCAACTCCTGCATCAAAGGCTTCGCTAAGATTTCCTCTGTAGTGGTTTCGGTTGTAGTATTTGTTGCAGTCATACGAGTGATTCCTCTTCTTCAAATTCTTCAAAACTTTGAGCTTTTTGTTGGAGTGCTTTACGCAGCCAGGGTGGGGGATTCCCCTTGAGAGTCTGTACTAGCTTTTCGAGTACTTCGGTAATCTCTTCTTCTTCAGATTTCGCTTTTACCGGAGTAACACGCTTCCGAATTAACCTTGCTGCTGCACTTCCGCCGATCGCAGAAACGTAAACAATAGTACAGTCAGCCAGTGCGGCAACTTTAGGAACCAGTTTATCTTCATTGCCATCTTCAAGTAGTTCACCACCAAATTTGATAGTTTCTAAGAACTGATAGCCATCGGTTGAGACTTCGTAAACGGCTATTTTTTTAGCCCAACCAAAATGTGCATTAATATGCACGTTATCACTGGTAGCAAAAGCAATTTTCATGGTCATCTCCTTGCCTCGCAATTAATAGAGATTAAAGTCTAAAACCTCTGCGATCTCAGCGTTAACCTCTGCAACCTCTGCGTTAAAAAACATACGATTTCCTGTCTAATGCTTGACTGTTGACTCCTCTTCCTCTAAAAACAGGTTGCCAATATCAAACAACAGTTGCATCGTTCCTCGATAGCCGACTTTAGTAAACTGACCATTGCCCAAGCGATCAAAAATAGGCATACCTTGGCGATACAACGGAATACCGAGTTTCCTCGAAACTTTCGCCCCGTTAGAATTAGTAATCAGCAAATCCGAACCCGGTGCTAACTCCTCAAAATCTTCTAAATCGCCAATTACAACAGTTTCGACCGGAAGCTTTTCCAGCAAAGGGGATTTTGTTGTCGTTACTGCTGCTTGAATCTCCGCTCCCATTGACTGAAGAAACGCAGTAGTTGACCACAGCAAATCCGGTTCTAGTGCCAGCGATACCCGCTTACGTCCAAAGAAAAAGTGAGTGTCCAACATGGCATCTTGTAACTGGCGACGCTGACGGCAGTATTTCTCCGGTACACTCCTTTTGGAAAGCAGCGACAGCCCATGCAGAAAGTCATCCACCGCATCTAATCCTGTCAGTTGTTGCAGCACCTCGTAAGGAGTGCCAAACCGCTGGTTCAGAATCTCTGCCGCCCCCCGCATACTCTCGCCTAGAGCAAAGGTGAGTACTGAACTACCAATCTCCCGAAGTTCTGCTTTCGTTGTACCACCACCTGTCGTGGCACTGAAGGAATCCTCCAAATGTCCATCCAGTGAGGCAGAAAGGTCGGGTACGACAATGGGTGTTAGTCCAAACGCCGTAACCATTTCCTTGATTTCCTGCACATCTCCCGGTGTGAAGGCAGAACTAACTAGAATTGTGACCTGATCGAATCGGGTTTCCCCAGGTTGGGGAAGTTCCCTCACCATGCTTTCAACGGCGGCGGCAAAGCCATCTTGCAATGCACCCTTAAAATCGGGGGTGGATACGTACACAATAGGGAGGTCATACAATTCTGGATGACGCTTGCGGATACTCCTGAGGATGCCATCCATGTCATCCCCTCTCGTTTCCGTTAACCCAGTGGTACACAACCCGATAATTTCAGGCTTTGCCTTTTCCACCAACGTCAGGATGGCTTGTTCAACGTTATCCTCACCGCCTAAAATCGTGCTGACTTCCGTCATTGCCGTGGTAGAC of the Allocoleopsis franciscana PCC 7113 genome contains:
- the nifN gene encoding nitrogenase iron-molybdenum cofactor biosynthesis protein NifN, whose translation is MATVTSRKKSVAVNPLKQSQPLGAALAFLGLKGMMPLFHGSQGCTAFAKVMLVRHFREAIPMSTTAMTEVSTILGGEDNVEQAILTLVEKAKPEIIGLCTTGLTETRGDDMDGILRSIRKRHPELYDLPIVYVSTPDFKGALQDGFAAAVESMVRELPQPGETRFDQVTILVSSAFTPGDVQEIKEMVTAFGLTPIVVPDLSASLDGHLEDSFSATTGGGTTKAELREIGSSVLTFALGESMRGAAEILNQRFGTPYEVLQQLTGLDAVDDFLHGLSLLSKRSVPEKYCRQRRQLQDAMLDTHFFFGRKRVSLALEPDLLWSTTAFLQSMGAEIQAAVTTTKSPLLEKLPVETVVIGDLEDFEELAPGSDLLITNSNGAKVSRKLGIPLYRQGMPIFDRLGNGQFTKVGYRGTMQLLFDIGNLFLEEEESTVKH